The following proteins come from a genomic window of Lolium rigidum isolate FL_2022 chromosome 5, APGP_CSIRO_Lrig_0.1, whole genome shotgun sequence:
- the LOC124655865 gene encoding uncharacterized protein LOC124655865, translated as MLTFVHRDGLSMYQVEDLESLGYPKPKHYGMILVNTFEEPFGNRCGEGVWRKLSETTSDILKRNVVALASFRGKERFFACTGLFIEWNGRAIILTSASLLRESGYRDQKIVTNLRVGASNYSIEVLLQNKDCAEGKLEHVNLHYNVALVSVKDFSACQPVKVEEPRPDSGEVLALGRYFSSGILMAEKGQRLGLEVPFLILMGNLWA; from the exons ATGTTGACATTCGTCCACAGAGATGGTCTCAGCATGTATCAGGTTGAGGATCTAGAATCCTTGGGTTATCCCAAGCCTAAACATT ATGGCATGATTTTGGTAAATACCTTTGAAGAGCCTTTCGGCAATAGATGTGGTGAAGGTGTCTGGAGAAAACTAAGTGAAACAACTTCAGACATATTAAAGAGAAATGTTGTTGCACTTGCTTCATTCCGTG GAAAGGAAAGGTTTTTTGCATGCACGGGTCTGTTTATTGAATGGAATGGGCGTGCAATAATCTTGACTTCAGCGAGCTTGCTTAGAGAATCTGGTTATAGAGATCAGAAGATTGTTACAAACTTGAGGGTTGGTGCTTCTAATTATTCG ATTGAAGTGTTGCTTCAAAACAAAGACTGCGCAGAAGGGAAATTAGAACATGTTAATTTGCATTACAATGTCGCTCTGGTCAGTGTGAAGGATTTTAGTGCTTGCCAACCAGTAAAAGTTGAAGAGCCGCGGCCTGATTCTGGTGAAGTACTAGCTTTAGGGCGCTACTTCAGTTCGGGCATACTGATGGCTGAAAAAGGGCAAAG GCTGGGATTGGAGGtccccttcttgatcttgatgggAAATTTGTGGGCATGA